In Paenibacillus hexagrammi, the following are encoded in one genomic region:
- a CDS encoding winged helix-turn-helix domain-containing protein, translated as MEQDIQESYYIELPEQAMVLLNPLRGEILAQLTAPASAAEVARQIGDTAQRVNYHLKALVKAGLVRKVGTRQVRNLVEVLYRSIAKSFVLAESLSMKPETVQKLKDQGSLAHLITTSDRLKKDALLLMERSDAEETVPSASLQLQVHLPDESKRAAFVEEYSKLVQQLVERYGCSAQGDHMYQLIAAVYPKIQE; from the coding sequence ATGGAACAGGACATTCAAGAATCGTATTACATCGAGCTGCCCGAGCAAGCCATGGTTCTGCTGAACCCGCTCCGCGGCGAGATATTAGCTCAACTTACCGCACCCGCTTCCGCAGCGGAAGTAGCAAGGCAGATTGGAGACACTGCTCAGCGTGTGAACTATCATCTGAAAGCACTTGTGAAAGCCGGTCTCGTTCGCAAAGTAGGAACCCGCCAAGTGCGCAATCTGGTCGAAGTGCTGTACCGCTCTATCGCGAAATCTTTTGTGCTTGCCGAATCTTTAAGCATGAAGCCGGAGACGGTGCAAAAGCTGAAGGATCAAGGGTCTCTGGCCCATCTGATCACTACATCGGACCGCTTGAAGAAGGACGCACTCCTGCTCATGGAAAGATCCGATGCCGAGGAAACCGTACCTAGCGCCTCTTTGCAGCTGCAAGTCCATCTTCCGGACGAGAGCAAGCGGGCAGCTTTTGTAGAAGAGTACTCAAAGTTGGTCCAACAGTTAGTCGAGCGCTATGGCTGTTCCGCACAAGGAGATCATATGTATCAACTTATTGCCGCCGTCTATCCGAAGATCCAAGAATGA